A stretch of Paucidesulfovibrio gracilis DSM 16080 DNA encodes these proteins:
- a CDS encoding ABC transporter permease, which translates to MSRELRRRSFLSRNSLLLTGLVLVGLISLAAMLAPWLAPYPPDAINVEALLLPPCPDHWLGTDALGRDVLSRMLYGGRVSLWVGFVAVGLSTAIGLVLGLAAGYFGKITDEAIMRLVDVMLCFPSFFLILAVIAFLQPSLLNIMIVIGLTSWMGVARLVRAETLTLRNRDFVLAARVAGAGPLRIIFLHILPNALAPVLVSATLGVAGAILVESSLSFLGLGVQPPDPSWGNMLTEGKEVLGVAPWLSIFPGLAILFTVLGYNLLGEGLRDLLDPRLRQ; encoded by the coding sequence ATGAGCCGCGAACTGCGCCGCCGAAGCTTTCTCTCCCGCAACAGCCTGCTTCTGACCGGGCTTGTGCTCGTGGGGCTGATTTCCCTGGCCGCGATGCTGGCCCCCTGGTTGGCCCCCTATCCGCCCGATGCCATCAACGTGGAAGCCCTGCTATTGCCGCCCTGTCCCGACCACTGGCTCGGTACGGACGCCCTGGGCCGGGACGTGCTTTCCCGAATGCTGTATGGCGGTCGGGTCTCGCTCTGGGTAGGGTTCGTGGCGGTCGGTCTTTCCACGGCCATCGGCCTGGTGCTGGGGCTGGCCGCCGGATACTTCGGTAAAATCACGGACGAGGCCATCATGCGGCTGGTGGACGTAATGCTCTGCTTCCCCAGCTTTTTCCTGATTCTGGCGGTCATCGCGTTTTTGCAACCCAGCCTGCTGAACATCATGATCGTGATCGGCCTGACATCCTGGATGGGCGTGGCCCGATTGGTGCGGGCCGAAACCCTCACGCTGCGGAACCGGGACTTTGTTCTAGCGGCCCGAGTCGCCGGTGCCGGACCACTGCGGATCATCTTTCTGCACATTCTGCCCAATGCCCTGGCACCGGTGCTCGTATCCGCCACTCTGGGCGTGGCCGGGGCCATCCTGGTGGAATCGTCCCTTTCCTTCCTGGGCCTGGGCGTACAACCTCCGGATCCTTCCTGGGGCAACATGCTTACCGAAGGCAAGGAAGTGCTCGGCGTGGCCCCCTGGCTTTCCATTTTCCCGGGACTGGCCATCCTATTCACCGTGCTGGGCTACAACCTGCTGGGCGAAGGCCTGCGCGACCTGCTGGATCCCCGGTTGCGGCAATAG
- a CDS encoding urease accessory protein UreH domain-containing protein, producing MTHEHIFLVALQSSLMLGLVHGINPCGHSWLALAPFVSGERDGRRVLKLTLAFVGGTALACLVIGLTLGAVSTLFPPAFAGWMDRLAAGIIVALGLVLLIRPHLLHSHGHEEAHHHDHHHTHHHEHAHQHDHGPHHADRLHKAAAPGLFAFGFLNMIVPCPTVAIMYSYAINSGSVWKSTAVFGAYAATTALAVGAVIWGLFRAVSWAGRLNNPHIEEWILRGIGLMTMAFGLYSLYVEL from the coding sequence ATGACACACGAACACATCTTCCTTGTGGCGCTACAATCCTCGCTCATGCTGGGCCTGGTTCACGGCATCAATCCTTGCGGTCACTCCTGGCTGGCTCTGGCACCCTTTGTCTCCGGCGAACGAGACGGACGCCGCGTGCTCAAATTGACGCTGGCCTTTGTGGGCGGCACGGCTCTGGCCTGCCTGGTTATTGGCTTGACCCTGGGCGCAGTGTCCACTCTGTTTCCGCCCGCGTTTGCCGGTTGGATGGACCGTCTCGCCGCGGGCATCATCGTGGCCTTGGGGTTGGTTCTGCTGATCCGGCCGCACCTGCTGCACAGCCATGGCCACGAAGAGGCGCACCATCACGACCACCACCACACGCACCATCACGAGCATGCCCATCAGCACGACCATGGGCCGCACCATGCCGACCGGCTGCACAAGGCCGCGGCACCGGGGTTGTTCGCCTTCGGTTTTCTGAATATGATCGTTCCCTGTCCTACCGTGGCCATCATGTATTCCTACGCCATCAACTCAGGCAGCGTGTGGAAGAGCACGGCTGTATTCGGGGCGTACGCGGCAACAACGGCCCTGGCCGTTGGCGCGGTAATCTGGGGACTTTTTCGGGCTGTTTCCTGGGCCGGACGGCTCAACAATCCGCACATTGAAGAATGGATTTTGCGGGGAATCGGCCTGATGACCATGGCGTTTGGTCTCTATTCCCTGTACGTGGAGCTGTAG
- a CDS encoding MarR family winged helix-turn-helix transcriptional regulator, whose translation MSPEQKNDLAQLIVEFYEKLSSWEHGVVRGTGLTPTQMHVIEILGANNALRMKELAQRMGVTTGSLTVVADKLEQRGLLRRRPNDTDRRSILVELTENGKQRFAEHDKLHMDLTRDIVADLSSEESALFAECLRKINRNF comes from the coding sequence ATGTCGCCGGAACAAAAAAACGATCTGGCCCAGCTGATCGTGGAATTCTATGAAAAGCTCTCGTCCTGGGAGCACGGTGTGGTCCGCGGCACGGGACTGACGCCCACCCAGATGCATGTCATTGAAATCCTGGGCGCAAATAACGCCCTGCGCATGAAGGAACTGGCCCAACGCATGGGCGTGACCACGGGCAGCCTCACCGTGGTGGCGGACAAGCTGGAGCAGCGCGGCCTGTTGCGACGCCGCCCCAACGACACGGACCGCCGCTCCATTTTGGTGGAGCTTACGGAAAACGGAAAGCAGCGTTTTGCCGAGCATGACAAGCTGCACATGGACCTGACCCGGGACATCGTGGCCGACCTCTCATCCGAAGAATCGGCCCTGTTTGCGGAATGCCTGCGCAAGATCAACCGCAACTTCTGA
- a CDS encoding ABC transporter permease produces the protein MGIIKRLLLKFLWVAVVFFGITVISFWVIHLAPGSPTDLETQLNPAVTPEAQQRLQALYGLDRPIHEQYFSWLGRMVTFDFGQSLSGDHRPVWDKIKERLPLTFGMNVASLVLTLFIAVPIGVLSAWRRGGAFDKSMTILVFVGFAMPGFWLALLLMQAFGIWWNILPISGLTSLDYPQLGFFGKIGDLAAHLALPIFIYTFGSLAGLSRFMRTSMLEVLRQDYIMTARAKGLPTRAVIFRHALRNALMPVITILGLSVPGLIGGSVIIESIFALPGLGQLFYQAVMARDYPLIMGSLVLGAVLTLAGNLLADVGYGLADPRARRVGGES, from the coding sequence ATGGGCATCATCAAACGCCTGCTTCTCAAATTCCTCTGGGTCGCGGTGGTGTTTTTCGGCATCACGGTGATCAGCTTCTGGGTCATTCATTTGGCTCCAGGTTCGCCCACGGACCTGGAAACCCAGCTCAATCCCGCGGTCACGCCCGAGGCCCAACAACGCCTGCAAGCCCTCTACGGTCTGGACCGCCCCATTCACGAGCAATATTTTTCCTGGCTGGGCCGTATGGTCACCTTTGACTTTGGTCAGTCCCTTTCCGGCGATCACCGGCCCGTGTGGGACAAGATCAAGGAACGACTGCCCCTGACCTTCGGCATGAACGTGGCCTCCCTGGTGCTCACGCTGTTCATTGCCGTACCCATCGGCGTGCTTTCGGCCTGGAGGCGTGGGGGCGCGTTCGACAAAAGCATGACCATACTGGTTTTCGTGGGCTTTGCCATGCCTGGATTCTGGCTGGCTCTGCTGCTCATGCAGGCCTTCGGTATCTGGTGGAACATCCTGCCCATCTCCGGCCTCACCAGCCTGGACTATCCGCAACTGGGTTTTTTCGGAAAAATCGGCGACCTGGCCGCACATTTGGCCCTGCCCATCTTCATCTACACCTTCGGCTCCCTGGCGGGGCTGTCCCGTTTCATGCGCACAAGCATGCTGGAAGTGCTGCGCCAGGACTACATCATGACTGCCCGGGCCAAAGGGCTGCCCACACGCGCCGTGATCTTTCGCCATGCCCTGCGCAATGCGCTCATGCCCGTCATCACCATCCTGGGCCTGTCCGTTCCCGGACTCATCGGGGGGAGCGTTATCATTGAGTCCATCTTTGCCCTGCCAGGACTGGGACAGCTCTTCTACCAAGCGGTCATGGCCCGAGATTACCCCCTGATCATGGGATCGCTGGTTCTGGGCGCGGTGCTGACCCTGGCTGGCAACCTGTTGGCGGACGTAGGCTATGGTCTGGCCGATCCACGCGCACGCCGTGTGGGAGGCGAATCATGA